CGGCGAGGCCCTCGGCCGTGAACGCCTCGTCCCAGTAGTCGGTGATGCGTCCGTCGCTCCAGCGATAGCGGCGCCGGCTCGTCAGCCCCATCGGGTGGGCGTGCGTGGCGCCGAAGAACGGCTCGGCGGCGGGAGCGCGCCAGTCGACGAGCAGCGGCTCGCCCGTCTCGTCGGTCAGGGCGAGCCGGCCGATGTAGAGCGGGCCGCGCTCGCCCACGACGCGGCCGAGACACAGATCGAGGCCGAAGCGACGGAGCATCCGCAGGCGGGCGGTCAGGCGATGGATCTCGAGGTCGCGGTCGAGAGCCGCCTGGCCGTGGCCGGCGGGTGCGCGACGCGTCTCGTCCAGGCGCGCCTCGATGGCGGCGATCTGACGCGCGAGGCTCGCCTCGATCCGCGCGAACCGGTCGATGTCGGCGGCGATGAGCGCGGGATCGGCCTTCGCCGGGTGCGCGTCGAGGAGGAACGGATGGGTGCTGTGGGCGTGCAAGACGGCGGCTCCGGTGCTGAGGGGAACGGCCATTCTGCCCCCTGACCGGGCCCTTGCGGCAAGGCCCCACCCCTGCCGTATCCTGGAGGTGCGGGCGGATCCGCCTCTCGTGCTCCCTCGATCGAGGCACCCCGCGCAGCGCTCATCGCAATCTCATAGCGCGGCCAGCGCTCGCTCCTCACGCTGCCGTCCAGACTCCCGGATGACGCCGCCCCCGGGCGCCATCGAGCGAGGAGACACGCATGCCCGACATCCGCATCCCCGATCCCGAGCAGACGCCGCAGGGACCCGCCTACAAGGGGCGGCTGCTCGCGCGCCCGGACGAGGAGGTCGTCGACCAGGGCGCGGGGTTCGACCTCGGCACTCTGCTCAGTCGCAGGGCGATCTTCAGCGTGCTGGGCCTCGGGGCCGGGGCGACGGTGCTCGCGGCATGCGCTCCGGCATCGGGCAGCGCCGGCACCACCGCGCCCGGGACGACGCCGGCGGAGACGCCGAGCGCGACGGCGTCGCCGTCAGCCTCGCCGTCGACGACCCCGACCGCCCTGCCCGCCGCCGAGATCCCGGACGAGACCGCCGGTCCGTACCCCGGCGACGGCTCCAACGGCCCGGACGCGCTCGCGCAGTCCGGCATCGTCCGCAGCGACATCCGCTCCAGCATCGGCGCCGCCGCGCCCGTGGACGGCGTGCCCCTCACCTTCACGCTGCGCATCACGGACATGCAGGACGGCGACGCGCCGTTCGCGGGCGTCGCCGTGTACGCGTGGCACTGCGACGCGCAGGGCCGGTACTCGATGTACTCATCGGGCGTCGAGGGCGAGACCTGGCTGCGCGGCGTGCAGGTCGCGGACGCCGACGGTCAGGTCACCTTCACCTCGGTCATGCCCGGCTGCTACACCGGACGTTGGCCCCACATCCACTTCGAGGTCTATCCGAGCGTCGACGCGATCACCGACTCGGCGAACGCCATCGCCACCTCGCAGCTCGCGCTCCCCGAGAGCGCGCTCATCCCCGTGTACGAGCTCTCGGCGTACGACGGTTCGGCGCGCAACCTGTCGCAGATCACCCTCGCGTCCGACAACGTCTTCGGCGACGACGGCGGCGCCCTGCAGGTCGCCGCCGTCACGGGAGACGCGACAGCGGGTTATGCGGCAGCCCTCACCGTGCGCGTCGACACGTCGACGGAGCCGACCGCGGGCGCTGCGCCCGGAGGCGGAGGCCCGCGGGGCTGAGCGGCGCCGCGGATCGGGCCGCGCGAGCTGCTGTCAACCCTCGCCCGGGCCGCCGACGGCCGTGGCTACGCTCGGACGATGGGACTCGAGCGACTCGTGATCGTCCGTCACGGAGAGAGCGTCGGCAACGAGGCGGCGAGCGCCGCGGAGTCGGCCGGCGACGAGGTCATCGACCTGCCGTTCCGCGACGCCGACACGCCCCTCTCCGCCACCGGCGAGGCGCAGGCACGCGCGCTGGGCGCGGCCCTGCCGTCGCACGGTGTCGGCGATGAGGCCGCCGTGTGGACGTCGACGTACCGCCGGGCCGCGCACACCGGCCGGCTCTCCCTCGAAGCCGCGGGCATGGCGGGCGCGCCCCGACTCGACGAGCGGTTGCGCGATCGCGAGCTGGGCGTGCTCGATCATCTGACGTCCCACGGCGTCAGCGCGCGCTACGAGGCAGAGGCGGAGCGCCGCGCGCACCTCGGCAAGTTCTACTACCGCCCGCCCGGAGGCGAGTCGTGGGCGGATGTCGCGCTGCGGCTGCGGTCCTTCCTCGCGGATGCGAAGACCGCACCGGCCACGACCGGCGTCGTCTTCGCGCATGAGGCGGTCGTCCACCTCATCCGCTACGTGCTCGAGGACTGGGACGAGCACCGCGTGCTGAGCGCCGCGCTCGAGGAGCCGGCGCCGAACGCGTCGGTGACCGTCCTCGAGGCGGACCCCCGCCCGGGAGCGCCCTGGCGCGCCGTGGTGGTCGGCGACGTCTCCCACCTCGCGCAGCACGGCGTGGCGACCACGATGCACACGGGCAGAAGGGACGTCGATCCTCGTCTGGATGAGATCGATCCGGGGCGGCCCGAGGACGCCGAGGAGGAGTCGCGTGCCGTTGCAGACTAAGGCGATCGGCCGTCGGAGCCTGCGCCGGTGGGCCCTGCCGGATCCCGGCGAATCGAAGTACGACCGCGGCACGGTGCTCGTCGTCGGCGGCGCCGCCCGGAGCCCCGGCGCGGTCGCCCTCGCCGGCGTGGCCGCCCTGCGCGTGGGCGCGGGGCGCATCACCCTGGGCGTCGCCCGCTCGGTGGCACCGGCGCTGGGCGTCGGCGTGCCGGAGGCGGGCGTGATCGCCCTGCCGGAGACGGATGACGGCTCGGTGCGGCCGGACGCGTACACGCAGGTGCTGTCGTCGCTGGGCTTTGCTCAGGCCGTGCTCATCGGGCCGGGCCTGGACGACGTGGAGTCGGCAGCGCAGCTCGTCGAGACGCTCGGCGAGGAGGCGCCCGAGGAGACGGCGTTCGTGCTCGACGCCTTCGCGCTCGCCGCGATCGCCGAGCGGCGCTCGCTGGTCGCGCCGCTGCGCGGGCGGCTCATCCTGACCCCGAGCCCGACCGAGCTCGCGGTGCTGCTCGGTGGCGGAGAGGTGGCGGCCGACCGACCCTCCGACGTGCGCCGCGCGGCGCGCGAGGTGTCGCGCACGTACGGCGCCGCGGTCGCGACGCAGGCGCTCGTGACGGACGAGGACGGATCCGCGTGGCGGATCCGCGCGGGCGGTCCGGGTCTCGGCACGTCGGGCAGCGGCGACGTGCTCGCCGGCGCGATCGCGGGCCTCGCCGCCCGGGGCGTGTCCCCCTCCGTCGCGGCGGTGTGGGCCACGTACCTGCACGCGGCAGCGGGCGACGAGCTCGCGCGCGGCCGCCGGGGCGTCGGCTACCTCGCCAGGGAGCTCGCCGACCTGTTCCCCGCGCTGATCGCGGATCTGTCCTGACCTCGGCGACGGCTCGCCCGCTGCCGCGCCTTCAGCGCGCCGTCACCGTCCGGCGTGTGCGGGCCCTGCCCCGTTCTCCGCGGTGGCGACGATGCGGCTCACCATGCCGCTGAAGATGAACCCGTGGAAGGGCAGCATCGCCAGCCAGTAGAGCCGGCCCGTGAGCCCGCGCGGGAAGAACACCGCGCGCTGCCGGTACTCGGCACCGTCGGGCGCGTCGTCGACCGCGAGCTCGAGCCACGCGCTGCCGGGCGTCCACATCTCGGCACGCAGTCGCAGCAGGCGTCCCGGTTCGAGCGCCTCGACGCGCCAGAGGTCGATCGCGTCCCCCACCGACAGCCGCGCGCGGGTGCGGCGGCCGCGCTGCAGCCCGACGCCGCCGCTGACGCGGTCGAGCCAGCCGCGCACGGCCCACAGCGCGGGCGCCGAGTACCAGCCGTTCGTCCCGCCGATCTGCGTGATGACGGCCCAGACGGCGTCGCGGCCGGCGCGCGTCCTCCGCGAACGGCGATCCGTGAACACCGTGCGGCCGGCCCACGCGGGGTCGCTCGGCAGCGGGTCGCTCGGGGCGCGCGCCACCGTCGCATCCACCCAGCTCGTCTCCACCTGGTCGATCTCGATGCGCGCGAGCGCGAGCCGCACCGACTCCCGGTACCCCGTCAGACCCGCGGGCGGCGGCGGGATGATCGTGTCGATCTCGTGGTCCCGCATCACGCACGGATGCTGCAGGGACTCGACGAGCGGGCGGGCGATCTGCCGCGGGACCGGCGTGACGAGCCCCACCCACAGCGAGGCGAGCCGCGGCGTCAGCACGGGCAGCGCCGCGATGCCGCGCTGCGGCAGCCCCGCCTCGAGCGCGTAGCCGTTCATCATCTGCCCGTAGCGCAGCACGTCGGGGCCGCCGATGTCGACCGCTCGGCTGACCGACGGATCCACGCGCGCGGCGGCCAGCAGGTAGTGCAGCACGTCGCGCACGGCGATCGGCTGGATCTGATTGCGCACCCACTTCGGCGCGGGCATGTACGGCAGCACGTCGGTGAGGTGACGCACCATCTCGAACGACGCGGATCCGGATCCGATCACGACCCCGGCGCGCAGCACGAGGGTCGGCACGCCGGAGGCCAGCAGGATCTCACCGACCTCCTTGCGCGATGCGAGGTGCGCGGACAGGCGCACGCCCTCGGGATGCAGCCCGCCCAGATAGACGATGCGCCCGACGTCGTGCGCGGCCGCGTGCTTCGCGACGTTCTTCGCGATGGCGCGGTCGGCGGCGGCGAAGCCGGAGCCGCTCGTCATGGAGTGCACGAGGTGGTAGACCACGTCGACGTCGGCCGTCGCGCGATCCATCGCCTCGGAATCCGCCGCGTCGCCCGTGACGACCTCCACGTCTTCCGCCCACGGCAGGGCCGCCACCCGGCGGTCCGAGCGTGCCAGGACGCGCACCCGGTACCCGCCGTGCAGCAGCCGCGGCACGAGCCGCCCGCCGAGGTACCCGGTCGCCCCGAGCACCAGCACACGCGGCGCCTGTCCGTCCGGGCGCGGCACCGCGCGCAGGCTCTCCTCCGCACCGGTCGGAGTGCTGAGTTCGCCGGCGGCGAAGGAGAGCCCCTGGCTCACGGCGCGATTCCCGCCGCGGCCGGCTTGAACCCGGCGCGCACGTTCTCGCAGCACGCGGGACGGCAGACGTCGAACCACGGGCCGAGGTCGGTCACGTGCGGGCGGTCCTCGCGCGGCACGGCGGCCATCCGCTCCTCGACGAGGTCGATGATCCCCGAGACGTAGACCGGATCCACGCCCGGCGTGGGCGTCCGGATCGCGCGGAGCCCGGCTTCCTCGGCCGCCTCCAGCGCCTCGTTGTCCAGGTCCCACATGACCTCCATGTGGTCGCTCACGAAGCCGACCGGGACGATCGCGAGGGACGTGACCCCCTCGGCCGGCAGCTCGGTGATGCGATCGACGATGTCCGGCTCCAGCCAAGGCTGCGAGGCGGGGCCCGACCGCGACTGGTACACGAGCTCCCACGCGACGTCCGCCATGCGCGCGTCGCGCTCCGCCGCGCGCCGCATCACGGCCTCCGCGACCGCACGGTGCTGCGCCTCGTATGCGCCTCCCTCTCCCAGGTCGAGGTCGCGCGGGCCGGAGCGGCGGGCATCCTCGGTCGGGATGCTGTGGGTCGTGAACAGCACGCGCGGCGCGGGCTCGCCCTCGCGCCACAGCTCGGAGACCGCATCCACGACGCCGGGGACGAACGCGTCCACGAAGCCCGGGTGGTCGAAGAACTGCCGGATCTTGTCGATCGTGACGGTGCCGGCCAGGCCGGTGGAGGTCAGCACGCGCGCGAAGTCCTCGCGGTACTGCCGGCAGCTCGAGAACGAGCTGTAGGCGCTCGTGGCGAACGCGAGGAGGCGGGTGTTGCCCTCCTCGGCCGCCTGGCTCACGGCGTCCTCGAGGTACGGGCCCCAGTTGCGGTTGCCCCAGTACACGGGCAGGTCGATGCCGCGGCGCGCGAGCTCCGCCTCCAGCGCCTGCTTGAGCGCGCGGTTCTGCGCGTTGATGGGGCTGACGCCTCCGAAGTGCCGGTAGTGGTGGGCGACCTCCTCGAGCCGCTCATCCGGGATCCCGCGCCCCCGCGTCACGTTGCGCAGGAACGGGATCACGTCCTCCTGCCCCTCGGGGCCGCCGAAGCCTGCCAGCAGGATGCCGTCGTAGCGCTGCGGCTCGGTGACGAAAGGCGCTCCCGCTGCCGAGGCGGGCGAGGCGAAGGGGACGATTCCGGTGTCGGTCGTTTCCATTTGAGACTCCATGGTCGAGGGGCGGATATCAGGCTGTGTGGATCGCGTGGACGATCAGCAGCATCGTCACGACGAAGCCGCATGCGTAGTTGATCCAGAGGAAGTGTCGCCAGCCGCGGTTGGCGCGCTCCGAGTCCTCATCGGAGATCCGCGCGAAGGGGGCGGCGGCGAGCAGGTACGGGATGGCGAGCAGCGCGGCCCACGCGCCCGGCGGGCCGGTGATCAGCATCAGCAGACCGGCCGCCGTCCACGCGGCGAGCGCGAGCCGGACGGTGCGTGCGGCGCCGAGGGCCGTCGCGATCGAGGCGATGCCGGCCTCGCGGTCGGGCACGACGTCCTGGACGGCGCCGAAGGCGTGGCTCGCGATGCCCCACAGGAAGAACGCCGCGAGCAGGGCGACCAGCGCCGCGTCGAACGCTCCGCCGGCGAGTACCACGCCGTATGCCGCGGGACTCACGAAGTGCACGCTGGAGGTGACCGAGTCCAGCACGGGCACCTCCTTGAAGCGGAACGGCGGCGCCGAGTAGGCGAGCACGGCGAAGAGGCTGATCGCGAGCACGAGCCACGACAGCGGCGACCCCCACACGACGAGCAGCACGACGAAGGGAAGGCACGCGACCGCCGAGGCGATCAGGACGCCGCGATGGCGCTCGGGCGGCAGCAGGGCTCCCTCCACGCCGCCCTTGCGCGGGTTGGCGAGGTCGGAGGCGTAGTCGAACACGTCGTTCACGCCGTACATCGCGAGGTTGTACGGGATGAGGAAGAAGATCGTGCCGACGATCAGGGCCGCGTCGACCTCCCTCGCCGCGAGCAGGTACGCGGCCGCGAACGGATACGCGGTGTTGATCCAGCTGAGCGGGCGCGACGCCGCGAAGAGGTCACGGATCACGGCGGCTCCTCCGCTCGCGCGCGGCGATGAGCCGCGCCCAGACCGCCGGCAGCAGGATGACCGCCGCAAGCGGGTAGGCGAAGTCCTCGGCGGGCGCGGCGCCGATCCGGATGCCGGAGATGTGCGCGTCGTCGTAGGCGAACAGGCCCGCCGCGATCATGACGTTGTCGAACACGGCCGTCAGCGCGATGAGCGCCGCCGCGGCGAGCGCCAGCGCCGCGAGGGAGATCCTCTCCGGCGCGCCCGCGGCCCCCGCGGAGGCGCGGCCGCCGCGGCGCAGCAGCACCGCAGCGACGACCGCGACCGCGAGGAAGGCGGCGCACAGTCCGAGGTAGGTCATGCGCGGCCCGTCCTTCCGCGCGCGAGCACGCGCTCCGCACCGCACGCGAGCACCATCGTCAGTTCGCACAGGAACAGCAGGAACACCGGCTCCTCGAGCGGCAGCTCGGGGGCGAGCAGGATCCCCGTCATGAAGTCGGTCTCGGCGCGGAAGAAGATGCCGAGGCCGATGCCGAGCAGATCCCACGTCAGGAAGAAGGCCAGGCCGATGCCGAGCACCAGCAGCGCCGGTCCCGGCGCGCGGCCGAGGAACAGCCGGTGCCGCAGGTCGAGCGTGACGACGCCGGCCAGCGACACGAGCAGGCACGCGAGGTACACGACGCTCACGGCTCCTCCAGGGGGCCGGCCGAGCGATCCCCGCGCAGGCGCTTCACCACGAGCTCCGCGCTGATCAGGCACATGGGCAGACCGATCCCGGGGATCGTCGTCGCGCCCGCGTACAGCAGCCCGCGCACGCGCGGCGACGCGTTGGTGCCGCGCATCACGGCGCTCTGCCGCAGGGTGTGCGCGGGTCCGAGCGCTCCCCCGCGCCACGCGCCGAAGTCGCGCTCGAAGTCGGCGGGCCCGATGCTGCGCCGGACGACGATCCGCTCCGCGAGGTCGGGGATGCCCGCCCAGCCCGCGATCTGCTCGATCGCGGCGTCCACCGCCCGCTCCACGGCGGGGCTGCCGGTGCCGTCGCGTCCGCCGTCGCCGATGGCGGGATCGGCGGGGACCGGGATGAGCACGAACAGGTTCTCGTGTCCCTCCGGTGCCACGTCGTCCGTGGCGCTCGGGCGGCAGACGTAGATCGAGGCCGGATCCGGGATCCGCGGGTTCGCGCCGTAGATCGCGTCGAAGCCCTCCTCCCACTCACGCGTGAAGAACAGCGTGTGGTGCGCGAGCTCGGGCAGGGCTCCGCGCACGCCGAGGAGCGCGAGCACGGCGCCGGGCCCCGGGTTGCGCGAGGCCCACCACGCGTCGGAGCGCGTGCGGTACGCCGGCTCCAGTAGCCGCCGCTCGGTCTCGTGCAGATCGGCGCTCGAGACCACGACGTCCGCGGGG
The Microbacterium sp. JZ31 genome window above contains:
- a CDS encoding NAD(P)H-hydrate dehydratase, coding for MPLQTKAIGRRSLRRWALPDPGESKYDRGTVLVVGGAARSPGAVALAGVAALRVGAGRITLGVARSVAPALGVGVPEAGVIALPETDDGSVRPDAYTQVLSSLGFAQAVLIGPGLDDVESAAQLVETLGEEAPEETAFVLDAFALAAIAERRSLVAPLRGRLILTPSPTELAVLLGGGEVAADRPSDVRRAAREVSRTYGAAVATQALVTDEDGSAWRIRAGGPGLGTSGSGDVLAGAIAGLAARGVSPSVAAVWATYLHAAAGDELARGRRGVGYLARELADLFPALIADLS
- a CDS encoding lycopene cyclase domain-containing protein codes for the protein MTYLGLCAAFLAVAVVAAVLLRRGGRASAGAAGAPERISLAALALAAAALIALTAVFDNVMIAAGLFAYDDAHISGIRIGAAPAEDFAYPLAAVILLPAVWARLIAARERRSRRDP
- a CDS encoding SDR family oxidoreductase; this encodes MSQGLSFAAGELSTPTGAEESLRAVPRPDGQAPRVLVLGATGYLGGRLVPRLLHGGYRVRVLARSDRRVAALPWAEDVEVVTGDAADSEAMDRATADVDVVYHLVHSMTSGSGFAAADRAIAKNVAKHAAAHDVGRIVYLGGLHPEGVRLSAHLASRKEVGEILLASGVPTLVLRAGVVIGSGSASFEMVRHLTDVLPYMPAPKWVRNQIQPIAVRDVLHYLLAAARVDPSVSRAVDIGGPDVLRYGQMMNGYALEAGLPQRGIAALPVLTPRLASLWVGLVTPVPRQIARPLVESLQHPCVMRDHEIDTIIPPPPAGLTGYRESVRLALARIEIDQVETSWVDATVARAPSDPLPSDPAWAGRTVFTDRRSRRTRAGRDAVWAVITQIGGTNGWYSAPALWAVRGWLDRVSGGVGLQRGRRTRARLSVGDAIDLWRVEALEPGRLLRLRAEMWTPGSAWLELAVDDAPDGAEYRQRAVFFPRGLTGRLYWLAMLPFHGFIFSGMVSRIVATAENGAGPAHAGR
- a CDS encoding lycopene cyclase domain-containing protein, whose protein sequence is MSVVYLACLLVSLAGVVTLDLRHRLFLGRAPGPALLVLGIGLAFFLTWDLLGIGLGIFFRAETDFMTGILLAPELPLEEPVFLLFLCELTMVLACGAERVLARGRTGRA
- a CDS encoding histidine phosphatase family protein, which encodes MGLERLVIVRHGESVGNEAASAAESAGDEVIDLPFRDADTPLSATGEAQARALGAALPSHGVGDEAAVWTSTYRRAAHTGRLSLEAAGMAGAPRLDERLRDRELGVLDHLTSHGVSARYEAEAERRAHLGKFYYRPPGGESWADVALRLRSFLADAKTAPATTGVVFAHEAVVHLIRYVLEDWDEHRVLSAALEEPAPNASVTVLEADPRPGAPWRAVVVGDVSHLAQHGVATTMHTGRRDVDPRLDEIDPGRPEDAEEESRAVAD
- a CDS encoding ferrochelatase; this translates as METTDTGIVPFASPASAAGAPFVTEPQRYDGILLAGFGGPEGQEDVIPFLRNVTRGRGIPDERLEEVAHHYRHFGGVSPINAQNRALKQALEAELARRGIDLPVYWGNRNWGPYLEDAVSQAAEEGNTRLLAFATSAYSSFSSCRQYREDFARVLTSTGLAGTVTIDKIRQFFDHPGFVDAFVPGVVDAVSELWREGEPAPRVLFTTHSIPTEDARRSGPRDLDLGEGGAYEAQHRAVAEAVMRRAAERDARMADVAWELVYQSRSGPASQPWLEPDIVDRITELPAEGVTSLAIVPVGFVSDHMEVMWDLDNEALEAAEEAGLRAIRTPTPGVDPVYVSGIIDLVEERMAAVPREDRPHVTDLGPWFDVCRPACCENVRAGFKPAAAGIAP
- a CDS encoding prenyltransferase is translated as MIRDLFAASRPLSWINTAYPFAAAYLLAAREVDAALIVGTIFFLIPYNLAMYGVNDVFDYASDLANPRKGGVEGALLPPERHRGVLIASAVACLPFVVLLVVWGSPLSWLVLAISLFAVLAYSAPPFRFKEVPVLDSVTSSVHFVSPAAYGVVLAGGAFDAALVALLAAFFLWGIASHAFGAVQDVVPDREAGIASIATALGAARTVRLALAAWTAAGLLMLITGPPGAWAALLAIPYLLAAAPFARISDEDSERANRGWRHFLWINYACGFVVTMLLIVHAIHTA
- a CDS encoding intradiol ring-cleavage dioxygenase, with the translated sequence MPDIRIPDPEQTPQGPAYKGRLLARPDEEVVDQGAGFDLGTLLSRRAIFSVLGLGAGATVLAACAPASGSAGTTAPGTTPAETPSATASPSASPSTTPTALPAAEIPDETAGPYPGDGSNGPDALAQSGIVRSDIRSSIGAAAPVDGVPLTFTLRITDMQDGDAPFAGVAVYAWHCDAQGRYSMYSSGVEGETWLRGVQVADADGQVTFTSVMPGCYTGRWPHIHFEVYPSVDAITDSANAIATSQLALPESALIPVYELSAYDGSARNLSQITLASDNVFGDDGGALQVAAVTGDATAGYAAALTVRVDTSTEPTAGAAPGGGGPRG